In Geotalea uraniireducens, one genomic interval encodes:
- the rpsI gene encoding 30S ribosomal protein S9, with protein MAGISYYGTGKRKSSVARVWLRPGSGNITINNKSIDEYFGRETSKMVVKQPLELTENAGKFDIVVNVRGGGDSGQAGAIKHGITKALLEADVALRGTLKKAGFITRDSRIKERKKYGKAAARRSFQFSKR; from the coding sequence ATGGCAGGAATCAGCTATTACGGAACAGGCAAGAGGAAATCGTCGGTCGCCAGGGTTTGGCTGCGGCCGGGGAGCGGTAACATCACCATCAACAACAAGTCGATCGATGAGTATTTCGGCCGGGAAACCTCGAAGATGGTGGTCAAGCAGCCTCTTGAGCTCACCGAAAACGCCGGCAAGTTCGACATCGTTGTCAACGTCCGCGGTGGCGGCGACTCCGGGCAGGCCGGGGCGATCAAGCACGGCATCACCAAGGCGCTGCTCGAGGCCGATGTGGCGCTGCGGGGCACCCTGAAGAAAGCCGGGTTCATCACCCGCGATTCGCGCATCAAGGAACGTAAGAAATACGGCAAGGCTGCTGCCCGCCGGAGCTTCCAGTTCTCCAAGCGTTAA
- the rplM gene encoding 50S ribosomal protein L13, protein MKTTKVAKCAEVTREWYLVDADSKVLGRMATEIANILRGKKKAIYTPSVDTGDFVIVVNAEKIALTGNKLADKTYYSHSGFPGGIKSITAGKLIDKKPEELIRKAVKGMLPKNKLARHMLKKLKIYAGAEHPHKAQQPKALDI, encoded by the coding sequence ATGAAAACGACGAAGGTTGCAAAATGCGCGGAAGTAACCAGGGAGTGGTACCTGGTTGATGCTGATAGCAAGGTTCTCGGCCGGATGGCCACCGAGATTGCCAATATCCTGCGGGGCAAGAAAAAGGCAATCTATACGCCGAGCGTCGATACCGGTGATTTCGTCATCGTTGTCAATGCCGAGAAGATTGCCCTCACCGGCAACAAGCTTGCCGACAAAACCTATTACAGCCACTCCGGTTTTCCCGGCGGGATCAAGTCGATCACTGCCGGCAAACTTATCGACAAAAAGCCGGAAGAACTGATCCGCAAAGCGGTCAAAGGGATGCTGCCGAAGAACAAACTTGCTCGGCACATGCTGAAGAAGCTGAAAATTTACGCCGGGGCCGAGCATCCGCACAAGGCGCAGCAGCCCAAGGCTCTCGATATTTAA